A single genomic interval of Tursiops truncatus isolate mTurTru1 chromosome 1, mTurTru1.mat.Y, whole genome shotgun sequence harbors:
- the FAM131C gene encoding protein FAM131C isoform X1, with the protein MGSCVSRDLLTSTHKDCPMPQGTAPLSPDSPSSRPPIVAPDHVIGKDKQMDFCWDPWQRCFQTTNGYLSDSRSCSSNYNVAALATSSLVGVVQSIKDHITKPTAMARGRVAHLIEWKGWSAQRSGWELSTAEDEHYCCLPDELREARFAAGVAEQFAITEATLSAWSSLDDEELPPENSPQDVIQLQDLESIYLQDSLLSVPSQDDSLLAFSSPDGWPSSDEPPTIASGPQPPSPEQQRWQRLLGAPGPEGGARLQGSLPSVDSGSLSEEDEVFYN; encoded by the exons ATGGGCTCCTGCGTGTCGCGAG atttGCTCACAAGTACCCACAAGGACTGCCCCATGCCCCAGGGCACGGCCCCCCTGAGCCCAGACTCGCCCTCCAGCCGCCCACCCATCGTGGCTCCAGACCATGTCATTGGCAAG GACAAACAGATGGATTTCTGTTGGGATCCTTGGCAG AGGTGCTTCCAGACCACCAACGGCTACCTGTCCGACTCCAGATCCTGCTCCAGCAACTACAACGTGGCAGCCCTGGCCACCTCGTCCCTCGTGG GAGTGGTGCAGAGCATCAAGGACCACATCACAAAGCCCACGGCCATGGCACGTGGCCGCGTGGCCCACCTCATCGAGTGGAAGGGCTGGAGTGCCCAGCGCTCGGGCTGGGAGTTGTCCACAGCCGAGGACGAGCATTACTGCTGCCTCCCAGATGAGCTGCGCGAGGCCCGCTTTGCTGCAG GGGTTGCCGAGCAGTTTGCCATCACGGAGGCCACACTGAGTGCCTGGTCCTCGCTGGACGACGAGGAGCTGCCCCCAGAGAACAGCCCCCAGGACGTCATCCAGCTACAGG ACCTGGAGAGCATCTACCTTCAAGACAGTCTTCTGAGTGTCCCCTCGCAGGATGACAGTCTTCTGGCCTTCTCCTCCCCCGATGGATGGCCCTCATCTGACGAGCCCCCCACCATAGCCTCTGGCCCGCAGCCCCCCAGCCCCGAACAGCAGCGCTGGCAGCGGCTCCTGGGGGCCCCGGGGCCCGAGGGTGGGGCCCGCCTGCAGGGCTCCCTCCCATCGGTGGACAGTGGCTCCCTCTCGGAGGAGGACGAGGTGTTCTATAACTGA
- the FAM131C gene encoding protein FAM131C isoform X2 — MGSCVSRDLLTSTHKDCPMPQGTAPLSPDSPSSRPPIVAPDHVIGKRCFQTTNGYLSDSRSCSSNYNVAALATSSLVGVVQSIKDHITKPTAMARGRVAHLIEWKGWSAQRSGWELSTAEDEHYCCLPDELREARFAAGVAEQFAITEATLSAWSSLDDEELPPENSPQDVIQLQDLESIYLQDSLLSVPSQDDSLLAFSSPDGWPSSDEPPTIASGPQPPSPEQQRWQRLLGAPGPEGGARLQGSLPSVDSGSLSEEDEVFYN; from the exons ATGGGCTCCTGCGTGTCGCGAG atttGCTCACAAGTACCCACAAGGACTGCCCCATGCCCCAGGGCACGGCCCCCCTGAGCCCAGACTCGCCCTCCAGCCGCCCACCCATCGTGGCTCCAGACCATGTCATTGGCAAG AGGTGCTTCCAGACCACCAACGGCTACCTGTCCGACTCCAGATCCTGCTCCAGCAACTACAACGTGGCAGCCCTGGCCACCTCGTCCCTCGTGG GAGTGGTGCAGAGCATCAAGGACCACATCACAAAGCCCACGGCCATGGCACGTGGCCGCGTGGCCCACCTCATCGAGTGGAAGGGCTGGAGTGCCCAGCGCTCGGGCTGGGAGTTGTCCACAGCCGAGGACGAGCATTACTGCTGCCTCCCAGATGAGCTGCGCGAGGCCCGCTTTGCTGCAG GGGTTGCCGAGCAGTTTGCCATCACGGAGGCCACACTGAGTGCCTGGTCCTCGCTGGACGACGAGGAGCTGCCCCCAGAGAACAGCCCCCAGGACGTCATCCAGCTACAGG ACCTGGAGAGCATCTACCTTCAAGACAGTCTTCTGAGTGTCCCCTCGCAGGATGACAGTCTTCTGGCCTTCTCCTCCCCCGATGGATGGCCCTCATCTGACGAGCCCCCCACCATAGCCTCTGGCCCGCAGCCCCCCAGCCCCGAACAGCAGCGCTGGCAGCGGCTCCTGGGGGCCCCGGGGCCCGAGGGTGGGGCCCGCCTGCAGGGCTCCCTCCCATCGGTGGACAGTGGCTCCCTCTCGGAGGAGGACGAGGTGTTCTATAACTGA
- the FAM131C gene encoding protein FAM131C isoform X3, with protein MDFCWDPWQRCFQTTNGYLSDSRSCSSNYNVAALATSSLVGVVQSIKDHITKPTAMARGRVAHLIEWKGWSAQRSGWELSTAEDEHYCCLPDELREARFAAGVAEQFAITEATLSAWSSLDDEELPPENSPQDVIQLQDLESIYLQDSLLSVPSQDDSLLAFSSPDGWPSSDEPPTIASGPQPPSPEQQRWQRLLGAPGPEGGARLQGSLPSVDSGSLSEEDEVFYN; from the exons ATGGATTTCTGTTGGGATCCTTGGCAG AGGTGCTTCCAGACCACCAACGGCTACCTGTCCGACTCCAGATCCTGCTCCAGCAACTACAACGTGGCAGCCCTGGCCACCTCGTCCCTCGTGG GAGTGGTGCAGAGCATCAAGGACCACATCACAAAGCCCACGGCCATGGCACGTGGCCGCGTGGCCCACCTCATCGAGTGGAAGGGCTGGAGTGCCCAGCGCTCGGGCTGGGAGTTGTCCACAGCCGAGGACGAGCATTACTGCTGCCTCCCAGATGAGCTGCGCGAGGCCCGCTTTGCTGCAG GGGTTGCCGAGCAGTTTGCCATCACGGAGGCCACACTGAGTGCCTGGTCCTCGCTGGACGACGAGGAGCTGCCCCCAGAGAACAGCCCCCAGGACGTCATCCAGCTACAGG ACCTGGAGAGCATCTACCTTCAAGACAGTCTTCTGAGTGTCCCCTCGCAGGATGACAGTCTTCTGGCCTTCTCCTCCCCCGATGGATGGCCCTCATCTGACGAGCCCCCCACCATAGCCTCTGGCCCGCAGCCCCCCAGCCCCGAACAGCAGCGCTGGCAGCGGCTCCTGGGGGCCCCGGGGCCCGAGGGTGGGGCCCGCCTGCAGGGCTCCCTCCCATCGGTGGACAGTGGCTCCCTCTCGGAGGAGGACGAGGTGTTCTATAACTGA